ACATTCTATGCTTTTCCTGCACATCAGTCTGAGATACCTCGACATAACGTCGAGTCATAGATAAATCGCTATGGCCTAGTATCTTCTGCAGAGTAAATACATCACCACCAGCGCGTAAATATGAGACAGCAAAGGTATGACGAAAGGTATGCGGTGAACACCTAACTCCTGTGATCTTCGCTGCTTTAGCGCGCTTGGTAACTATCTGAGCTAATCTATTTCGATAGATCTCCTCTCCATAGCAGGTAACAAACAGTCTATCAGATGGTAGTTCTCCTCTATGGATAACATATGCCGACAGAGCCTGTCGTGTCGCCTTCCCGAATGGCACAACACGCTCTTTATCACCTTTGCCAATGATCAATATCGTTTGATCTGTCCAGGAAACATCGCTAAGCTTGATTGTACCAAGCTCACTTGCTCGAATCCCACAATCAAACAGTGTGAGCAAAATTGCCTTGTCTCGCACACCAGTGAAATCGTGCCCGCAGGTTTTAAGCATCCCTTCAATCTGCTCTATTGAGAATGTCTCGATTATGGTTTTCCGACGTTTTACCTTAGAGATCCCTGCTGTGGGACTCGTATCAAGGAAACCTTCTTTTACCAAGTAGTTAAAAAAGGTCCGTAGAGTAATTATGCTATGGTTTGCAGTAGAAGCACTATTGATCTGCGTTTGCTGGACGATGAAACCACGCAACATTTGCGGA
The Armatimonadota bacterium genome window above contains:
- a CDS encoding tyrosine-type recombinase/integrase; protein product: MARGQLAKYNYFANDHIDIHGAIEGFLDFCRVKNLSENTIIYYNYRLTAFQRYLKEIAPEAILADVTPQMLRGFIVQQTQINSASTANHSIITLRTFFNYLVKEGFLDTSPTAGISKVKRRKTIIETFSIEQIEGMLKTCGHDFTGVRDKAILLTLFDCGIRASELGTIKLSDVSWTDQTILIIGKGDKERVVPFGKATRQALSAYVIHRGELPSDRLFVTCYGEEIYRNRLAQIVTKRAKAAKITGVRCSPHTFRHTFAVSYLRAGGDVFTLQKILGHSDLSMTRRYVEVSQTDVQEKHRMYSPGDRIQLAGQSIHRTRLK